A region from the Sutcliffiella horikoshii genome encodes:
- a CDS encoding RecQ family ATP-dependent DNA helicase yields MNLNNLLEVKTGFSSFRPGQKEIIEDVLSKKDVIALLPTGGGKSLCYQLPGYALRGTVVIVSPLLSLMEDQVQQLRSNGEKSVVALNSFLTFSEKEKLLSVDLNTYKFLFISPEMLQVDKWIKKLQTVRIDLFVVDEAHCVSQWGHDFRTDYLKLGTVKKMLGEPPTLALTATATKAVIQDIQAFLSMSEPVFHINSLDRPNIALKVEEVINNQEKRERLLELVTDLQPPGIIYFSSRTKTEELYEYLTENGVDKVAYYHAGLSQEQRILIQQQFLMDQIDIICCTSAFGMGINKSNVRYVLHYHQPTQMESYVQEIGRAGRGGNQSIAILLKSKEDAMLPEFIIGNELPDQAWVSFILQNLVNKYVEIDSLSKKQMKEWVEQYPEQESHWRYLFFQLSEFLNRHGKLNITTLEQCIEMIQGRIDKRTSMKRSKLEEFNNWTTTAFCRRKELLHYFDEDMFTPIQQCCDNCGLNLDSYSREIKITSKSNEDEPVTWEKVLKKIFWQEDEN; encoded by the coding sequence ATGAATCTAAACAACCTGCTGGAAGTTAAAACAGGATTTTCTTCTTTTAGACCGGGACAAAAAGAAATTATTGAGGATGTCCTCTCAAAGAAAGATGTCATTGCGTTGCTTCCTACAGGAGGAGGTAAATCCCTATGTTATCAACTTCCAGGTTACGCTCTTAGGGGCACAGTTGTCATTGTTTCCCCTTTATTATCCTTAATGGAAGACCAGGTACAACAACTAAGGTCAAATGGAGAAAAAAGCGTCGTCGCCTTAAACTCATTTTTAACCTTCTCGGAAAAAGAAAAGCTGTTGTCCGTTGACTTGAATACTTATAAATTCCTATTCATTTCACCAGAAATGCTACAGGTAGATAAATGGATCAAGAAACTCCAAACAGTACGTATCGATTTGTTCGTAGTAGATGAAGCGCATTGTGTATCCCAATGGGGCCATGACTTCCGGACTGATTATTTGAAATTGGGAACGGTCAAAAAAATGCTTGGAGAACCGCCAACATTGGCCTTGACTGCTACAGCAACAAAAGCGGTCATACAAGATATTCAAGCATTTTTAAGTATGTCAGAACCTGTGTTTCACATCAATTCATTGGACAGGCCAAACATAGCCTTGAAGGTGGAGGAAGTAATCAATAACCAAGAAAAAAGGGAACGGTTACTGGAATTGGTAACAGACTTGCAACCCCCAGGTATCATCTATTTTTCAAGCAGAACAAAGACGGAAGAACTTTATGAATACCTAACAGAAAATGGAGTAGATAAGGTCGCGTATTATCATGCTGGATTATCACAAGAACAACGAATTTTAATTCAACAACAGTTTTTGATGGACCAGATTGATATTATCTGCTGTACAAGTGCTTTTGGGATGGGCATTAATAAAAGTAATGTACGATACGTTCTTCACTACCACCAACCAACTCAAATGGAGTCTTATGTCCAGGAAATTGGTCGTGCAGGAAGAGGGGGAAACCAAAGTATTGCAATCTTGCTGAAAAGTAAGGAAGATGCGATGCTCCCAGAATTCATAATAGGCAATGAATTACCTGATCAGGCGTGGGTGTCATTTATCCTTCAGAATCTGGTGAATAAATACGTTGAAATAGATTCTTTATCAAAGAAACAAATGAAAGAATGGGTAGAACAATATCCAGAGCAGGAGTCCCATTGGAGATATCTCTTTTTTCAACTAAGCGAGTTCTTAAACAGACACGGGAAACTCAATATCACCACTCTTGAACAATGCATAGAAATGATACAGGGAAGAATTGATAAAAGAACTTCCATGAAACGTTCGAAGCTTGAGGAATTTAATAATTGGACTACCACAGCTTTTTGCAGGAGAAAAGAATTGCTTCATTATTTTGATGAAGATATGTTCACCCCTATTCAACAATGTTGTGATAACTGTGGATTGAATTTGGATAGTTATAGTAGGGAAATTAAAATCACTTCAAAAAGTAATGAAGATGAACCTGTAACCTGGGAGAAGGTTTTGAAAAAAATATTTTGGCAGGAAGATGAGAATTGA
- a CDS encoding helix-turn-helix domain-containing protein encodes MKSFEYLCLKCLESFRGERSISAIYHLFRGKKSSQTIQDANIFSLVNVYGLFPDLNRNFLQQTIHYLQAEQLIREVHSDHCEVTDKGKKQLSDGEKLYYFAPYLNGYAYKDKSLTFWKRYSLLIQTLSNLAGKDNTFIPIQYDDNIQGWVKNYLLSQKGSSKKQLLNDLFNETNSMLSQLPTNQATVFALKLSGYRHTGNTDEQIAKTLKKDSAWIHVEFQSALHFIIQSLEEKGAASNYKSLFLICRDLLVRPLLTETTQKSLKLLHQGLSLPEIANIRRLKESTIEDHVVEIAMQIHDFSITPYVKEDDVEVIKAVIHDLQTHQLRRIKEKLNNLDISYFQIRLVLTRMGDSDESKQPAGS; translated from the coding sequence ATGAAATCATTCGAATATTTGTGTCTGAAATGCCTGGAATCATTTAGAGGAGAACGGAGCATTTCAGCGATATACCATTTATTTAGAGGAAAGAAATCTTCTCAAACTATACAGGATGCCAATATCTTCTCATTGGTGAATGTATATGGACTTTTTCCCGATCTAAACAGAAACTTTCTTCAACAAACAATACATTATTTACAGGCGGAACAACTTATTCGTGAAGTACATAGCGACCATTGCGAAGTTACAGACAAAGGTAAAAAGCAGTTGTCAGATGGCGAAAAACTTTATTATTTTGCTCCCTACTTAAATGGATATGCATACAAAGATAAAAGTTTGACTTTTTGGAAGAGATATTCACTGCTTATTCAAACTTTATCTAATCTGGCAGGGAAGGATAATACCTTTATCCCTATACAATATGACGATAATATCCAAGGGTGGGTAAAAAATTATTTATTGAGTCAAAAAGGCAGTTCAAAGAAACAGTTGTTAAACGATTTATTCAATGAAACAAACAGTATGCTTTCTCAATTGCCGACCAATCAGGCAACTGTCTTTGCACTTAAACTGTCCGGTTATCGGCATACAGGAAATACAGATGAGCAAATAGCCAAAACCTTAAAAAAAGACTCCGCCTGGATTCACGTAGAGTTCCAATCAGCTCTGCACTTTATCATTCAAAGCTTAGAGGAAAAAGGTGCAGCTTCAAACTACAAAAGTCTTTTTTTAATTTGTCGTGATTTGCTGGTGAGACCACTGCTTACTGAAACGACACAAAAAAGTTTGAAGCTGCTCCATCAAGGACTCAGTCTACCTGAGATCGCCAATATCCGGAGATTGAAGGAAAGTACCATTGAAGATCACGTTGTAGAGATTGCTATGCAGATTCATGATTTTTCGATAACTCCTTATGTGAAAGAGGACGACGTAGAAGTAATCAAGGCTGTTATTCATGATTTGCAAACACATCAACTTCGAAGAATAAAAGAGAAGTTGAACAATCTGGATATCAGCTATTTTCAAATAAGGTTAGTGCTGACAAGGATGGGGGATAGCGATGAATCTAAACAACCTGCTGGAAGTTAA
- a CDS encoding histidinol-phosphatase, translating to MLTDYHNHLERGTLTLDYLKQFTKVAQQKGIEEFGVSEHAYHFYQTKDILSNPWVEERRYYDMAKYYQLFQQAWNENINVKMSIEMDYTPGKHAEMKKFIDAYPFDYVIGSIHWVGDFGIDLAEFRKEWDRRDTNDVYTKYFDQVVTLAESNMFDIIGHLDLVKIFKYVPKDEEFLLEQYERAASALANSKTCVEISTAGLRKPVGELYPDKRLLKMCHDKGVPIVLSSDAHVPEHVGADYDQAVQLAKEVGYKTIMTFKRGERREVELG from the coding sequence ATGCTGACTGATTATCATAACCATTTGGAGAGAGGGACATTAACTTTAGATTATTTGAAACAATTTACAAAAGTAGCTCAACAAAAAGGGATAGAAGAGTTTGGTGTCTCAGAACATGCCTATCATTTCTATCAAACAAAAGATATTCTCAGCAACCCCTGGGTGGAGGAACGAAGATATTATGATATGGCCAAGTATTATCAACTTTTCCAACAGGCCTGGAATGAAAATATTAATGTGAAAATGTCCATTGAAATGGACTATACACCTGGCAAGCATGCCGAGATGAAAAAATTTATTGATGCTTATCCTTTTGACTATGTGATCGGTTCCATACATTGGGTTGGAGACTTTGGGATTGACTTGGCCGAGTTTCGTAAAGAGTGGGATCGCCGTGATACCAATGACGTATATACGAAATATTTTGACCAGGTTGTTACTCTTGCTGAGTCAAATATGTTCGATATAATCGGACATCTAGATCTAGTAAAGATTTTCAAATACGTACCAAAGGATGAAGAATTTCTATTAGAGCAGTATGAACGAGCAGCTTCCGCACTTGCCAACTCTAAGACTTGTGTGGAAATCAGTACTGCGGGACTGAGGAAACCGGTAGGGGAGCTATATCCGGATAAACGCTTGCTGAAAATGTGTCATGACAAAGGGGTGCCGATTGTGCTCTCCTCGGATGCCCATGTGCCTGAACATGTAGGTGCCGATTATGACCAGGCTGTTCAGCTTGCTAAAGAAGTAGGATACAAAACGATTATGACCTTTAAAAGAGGAGAACGCAGAGAAGTAGAATTAGGTTAA
- a CDS encoding CPBP family intramembrane glutamic endopeptidase — MKNRQAEIIKHMNPRELLYHLYLSQIAFFAIGLVLAYFLFNSFGSFKEIFAWQPVDIFVIGTVVALIVVGADLLLMKRVPKSLLDDGGINEKMFQTRSFPHIIILAFIISFAEEFLFRGVLQTHFGIWVASILFAVLHIRYLHKWVLFISVVIISFILGYTYEVTSSLWVTIWAHFLIDMLLACKIRADYLKTKNKWKTGVVSDGEQ; from the coding sequence TTGAAAAACAGACAAGCAGAAATTATTAAACATATGAATCCTAGAGAGCTTTTATATCATCTCTATCTTTCTCAAATAGCTTTTTTCGCAATCGGACTCGTACTAGCCTATTTTTTGTTTAACAGTTTCGGATCCTTTAAAGAAATATTTGCATGGCAGCCAGTAGACATTTTTGTCATTGGGACAGTCGTCGCACTTATTGTGGTAGGCGCGGATCTTTTACTTATGAAAAGGGTGCCTAAAAGCCTTTTGGATGATGGCGGTATTAATGAGAAAATGTTTCAGACAAGATCATTCCCGCACATCATTATTTTGGCATTCATTATATCCTTTGCAGAGGAATTCCTTTTTCGAGGAGTGTTACAAACCCATTTTGGAATTTGGGTTGCCAGTATTTTGTTTGCAGTACTTCATATCAGGTACTTACATAAATGGGTATTGTTCATCTCGGTTGTCATTATCAGCTTTATATTAGGATACACCTATGAAGTCACAAGCAGTTTATGGGTTACCATTTGGGCCCATTTCCTGATTGATATGTTGCTTGCTTGCAAGATTAGAGCAGACTATTTGAAAACTAAAAACAAGTGGAAGACGGGAGTGGTGAGCGATGGAGAACAATAA
- a CDS encoding ferredoxin, which yields MAKYTIVDKDTCIACGACGAAAPDIYDYDDEGIAFVTLDDNQGIVEIPDVLEEDMMDAFEGCPTDSIKIADEPFDGDALKFE from the coding sequence ATGGCAAAATACACGATTGTTGACAAAGATACTTGTATCGCTTGTGGAGCATGCGGTGCTGCAGCTCCAGACATCTACGACTACGATGATGAAGGTATTGCATTTGTAACACTTGATGACAACCAAGGAATCGTAGAAATTCCTGATGTACTTGAAGAAGATATGATGGACGCGTTTGAAGGCTGTCCTACTGATTCAATTAAAATTGCTGATGAGCCATTCGATGGCGATGCATTAAAATTTGAATAG
- the serA gene encoding phosphoglycerate dehydrogenase, protein MFHVLVADSISSEGLTPLLEAENVKVYRKDREGDEYKPEDIDALLVRSATQVDDALLSSLSNLQVVARAGVGVDNIDITAATKRGVVVINAPDGNTISTAEHTFAMISSLVRHIPQANMNVKGAEWSRKKFIGTELFGKTLGIVGFGRIGGEIAKRAKAFQMKVVVYDPFLTDTRAEKLSVTSLPLDEVMKQADIITVHTPLTKETKGLFNKDNIPQLKKGVYLVNCARGGIIDEEALLYHLNTGHVAGAALDVFEVEPPTNRDLVQHEHVIVTPHLGASTKEAQYNVAFQVSKDVLAYLNGQSVNTSINLPTIPKEIYKKIQPFYQLGKTLGSILSQSAKTPIEEITATYAGVITEWETSILTKSIIAGFLRNRVDTTVNEVNAATIAKERGISYGEKHQTDSYGYSNIIQVEARGNDVNLVVRATFIEGFGARIVHMNGFDIDFAPSGHLLYVQHTDRPGVIGQLGLIFGKHETNIATMHVGRMLQGGKAIMMLSFDQPLEKVLVDEILLIPDISSAIILEL, encoded by the coding sequence ATGTTTCATGTGCTCGTTGCAGATTCTATAAGTTCAGAAGGACTGACTCCGCTATTAGAAGCGGAAAATGTTAAAGTATATCGGAAAGATCGTGAAGGAGACGAATACAAACCAGAAGACATTGATGCGCTACTCGTTCGAAGTGCCACCCAGGTGGATGATGCCCTTCTCTCTTCTCTTTCCAATCTCCAAGTAGTCGCTAGAGCCGGAGTAGGCGTGGACAATATTGATATAACCGCTGCAACCAAAAGAGGCGTAGTCGTCATAAATGCACCCGATGGGAATACCATATCCACTGCAGAGCATACTTTTGCCATGATTTCTTCATTAGTGCGCCATATACCTCAAGCAAATATGAATGTGAAAGGCGCCGAATGGAGCAGAAAGAAGTTTATAGGTACAGAGTTATTCGGAAAAACGCTTGGAATTGTGGGATTTGGCCGTATTGGCGGCGAAATTGCCAAGCGTGCTAAAGCTTTTCAAATGAAAGTAGTAGTATACGATCCGTTTTTAACAGACACGAGGGCTGAGAAATTAAGTGTCACCTCGTTACCTTTAGATGAAGTGATGAAGCAAGCGGATATCATTACCGTACATACCCCTCTCACAAAGGAAACGAAAGGTTTGTTCAATAAAGATAATATCCCTCAATTAAAGAAAGGTGTTTATCTTGTTAACTGTGCCCGTGGTGGAATCATTGACGAAGAAGCATTGCTATACCATTTAAACACAGGCCATGTTGCTGGTGCTGCTCTAGATGTATTTGAGGTGGAGCCTCCAACCAACCGTGATCTTGTACAGCATGAGCATGTAATTGTTACACCTCATCTTGGGGCATCCACCAAAGAAGCACAATACAATGTTGCTTTCCAAGTTTCAAAAGATGTGCTGGCATATTTAAATGGCCAATCTGTTAATACAAGCATCAACCTGCCTACTATTCCAAAAGAAATTTACAAAAAGATTCAACCATTTTATCAACTTGGAAAAACCTTGGGATCCATTCTTTCTCAATCTGCCAAAACACCTATCGAAGAGATTACCGCAACGTACGCAGGTGTTATAACGGAGTGGGAAACATCTATTTTGACTAAAAGTATTATTGCAGGATTTTTACGGAATCGTGTCGATACGACTGTCAATGAAGTGAATGCTGCTACCATTGCAAAAGAACGTGGCATCAGTTATGGAGAAAAACATCAAACAGATAGTTATGGATACTCCAATATTATTCAAGTCGAGGCACGGGGAAATGATGTTAACTTAGTAGTAAGGGCGACATTCATTGAAGGTTTTGGCGCTAGAATTGTGCATATGAATGGATTTGACATCGACTTTGCACCTAGCGGCCATTTGCTTTATGTGCAGCATACGGATCGCCCTGGTGTAATCGGACAACTCGGGCTCATATTCGGTAAACACGAAACAAATATCGCAACCATGCATGTAGGACGGATGCTTCAAGGCGGAAAAGCCATTATGATGCTTTCTTTTGACCAGCCGCTTGAAAAAGTGCTCGTAGATGAAATCCTTCTCATACCGGATATTTCTTCTGCGATTATTTTAGAGTTGTAG
- a CDS encoding ECF transporter S component — MNQSKRVKKMVTVGMLSGISYLLMWLSFPLPLLPPFLSVDFSDVPALLAAIIFGPVAGITVEAIKNILHYIVQGSMTGVPVGQLANFTAGVLFILPTYFIFNKIRTTKGLGLGLVAGTVSMAVIMSVLNYYIFLPAFTYFLNVPSGSSAQMIEGIVKGILPFNIIKGLIVTFLFLLLYKKLAIWLDRQLEIKNV; from the coding sequence ATGAATCAATCAAAACGCGTCAAAAAAATGGTAACAGTCGGTATGTTAAGCGGTATTTCTTACCTGCTTATGTGGCTAAGCTTTCCACTGCCTTTGTTGCCACCATTTTTATCTGTGGACTTCAGTGACGTCCCAGCATTGCTGGCAGCCATTATTTTCGGACCAGTAGCAGGTATCACAGTCGAAGCAATTAAAAATATCCTGCATTATATTGTGCAAGGAAGTATGACAGGAGTTCCTGTTGGTCAGTTGGCTAATTTCACTGCAGGTGTATTGTTTATCCTGCCAACTTATTTTATCTTTAATAAAATCCGTACAACAAAAGGTTTAGGATTAGGTTTGGTAGCGGGTACAGTTTCCATGGCAGTAATCATGAGTGTGCTCAACTACTATATTTTCTTGCCTGCATTCACATATTTTCTTAATGTCCCATCAGGGTCTTCTGCTCAGATGATTGAAGGAATAGTGAAGGGTATCCTTCCATTTAATATAATCAAAGGGTTGATTGTCACTTTCTTGTTCTTATTGTTATATAAGAAGCTTGCAATTTGGCTCGACCGTCAGTTAGAAATAAAGAATGTCTAA